In a genomic window of Oncorhynchus kisutch isolate 150728-3 linkage group LG9, Okis_V2, whole genome shotgun sequence:
- the LOC109897134 gene encoding uncharacterized protein LOC109897134, which produces MKHLLVWLLLSSLCSLSSWGIIGMLVVIQSPHNVTVTEGDTVQIQCCWNQHVSRVTVNWHKKEGHIEIKYKSVLVNSSQCYDRASQQTVACNCSNWTISNVTRNYSGSYICKVSLEIPSLIESVGNGTRITVTSQNTTNNDSSEEKLLQQLPIMIPLAVLPLFLLPLICLYRAWKRHQGGAPDRTVRVIHEAPNHEDEELKMEELEEAANQSSSSSSRGSTQWCQVQVYESLDYLALPTQDKG; this is translated from the exons ATGAAGCATCTGTTGGTCTggctgctcctctcctccctctgttccctctcttctTGGG gGATAATAGGCATGTTGGTGGTGATCCAGTCTCCTCATAATGTAACAGTAACAGAGGGGGACACTGTTCAGATCCAGTGCTGCTGGAATCAACATGTGTCAAGAGTGACAGTTAATTGGCATAAAAAAGAAGGACACATCGAGATAAAATATAAGAGTGTTCTGGTCAACAGCAGTCAGTGTTATGACAGGGCATCTCAGCAGACTGTAGCCTGTAACTGCTCAAATTGGACCATCTCAAACGTCACTAGAAATTACTCGGGTAGTTACATCTGTAAAGTTTCTTTAGAGATCCCATCTCTGATTGAATCCGTGGGGAATGGGACACGGATAACAGTTACATCCCAAAACACGACAAACAATG ATTCCTCAGAAGAAAAACTGCTCCAGCAGCTGCCTATCATGATTCCACTTGCTGTCCTGCCActgttcctcctccctctcatctgcCTGTACAGGGCATGGAAAAGACACCAAG GTGGTGCCCCAGACAGAACAGTCAGGGTGATCCACGAGGCTCCCAACCATGAGGACGAGGAGTTGAAGATGGAGGAGCTGGAAGAGGCGGCCAACCAgagctcttcctcctcctccagagGATCCACCCAATGG tGTCAAGTCCAGGTGTATGAATCACTTGATTACTTGGCTTTACCAACCCAAGACAAAGGTTAA
- the man2b2 gene encoding epididymis-specific alpha-mannosidase, which produces MGFLTFPLFLLFTVICAERNGPIQTFVIPHSHMDVGWVYTIQESMHAYAANVYSSVTEALTQNKQRKFIAVEQEFFRLWWDSVATDKHKKQVRQLLKESRLEFIIGGQVMHDEAVTDLDDEILQLTEGHGFLYETFGVRPRFSWHVDPFGASATTPVLFALAGFHAHLISRIDYDLKDVMQKSKKLQFVWRGSPSLKEQQEIFTHTMDQFSYCTPSHLPFSNSSGFYWNGVALFPDPPKNGIYPNMSLPVTKETLHSYAKTMVQNIQQRAAWFRTNHVLWPWGCDKQFYNSSVQFANMDPLVEYINQNSKEFGVTVQYATLSEYFQAVHQSNLTWEVRGSEDFLPYSTEPFQAWTGFYASRNVLKGIARRASSQLHAAETLFTRYRVSYPDGPVPKEEALQKLKALRWAVSEVQHHDGITGTESPKVSDMYIEHLTQAMMGVEELLAALFLLPQTLGTASNPEDSHSKGSHQDLEQHIIVYNPLAWNTTAIINVTVTLPMATVFDDQGQAIPAQTQSSADSNTTYDLFIVVNLGGLQHRKYLIKFSEKPGKEGSSTHHAWVVSFKRLNVSQELKTGRRLLPVLNECYKIMLDQDTNLLHSITDRNEKRTVRMSQDFWEYQVNGNVSAGPISDNYIFSANGSAVRAYKAVKMEIVPGKIVTEIRQYFYREEADEDYTYSVTTRIPQSFPSGRLCYRLEQSYSLGPLVVNTEAVLRIKTSLKNNRTLFTDDNGYQMMKRPSRTFVNDTVARNYYPMVRMAYIEDDSSRLVLLSERAHGASSQSEGELEVMLHRRLWNNQEWTLGYNLTLNDSSVVRPVLWMTLGSLAATSSLYQREALELQHRPVVMPIDRPQKAWRKEPRTGSPIRPVVLPDNLHLLTLSVPGWFYNSNHTLHLRNMETGTPGSTQPDYDRVLLRIMHLYEKGEDPVLSQPSTINMKEVLRGMGEVRALEERSLTGTWDISDLQRWKWKASEDPGRGEGVGVKRSSVGVRGEFNVTISPKEIRTFFVYFKLK; this is translated from the exons ATGGGGTTTTTAACTTTCCCACTGTTTTTATTATTCACGGTTATCTGTGCAGAGAGAAATGGACCAATTCAGACGTTTGTTATCCCGCACAGTCACATGGATGTTGGCTGGGTATATACTATTCAG GAGAGCATGCATGCCTATGCAGCGAACGTGTACTCCAGTGTGACAGAGGCGCTGACACAGAACAAACAGCGCAAGTTCATCGCAGTGGAGCAGGAGTTCTTTCGGCTGTGGTGGGATTCTGTGGCTACAGACAAGCACAAGAAACAA GTGCGACAGCTGCTGAAGGAGAGTCGACTTGAGTTCATCATCGGGGGGCAGGTGATGCATGATGAAGCTGTAACTGATCTAGATGATGAGATACTGCAGCTGACAG AGGGCCATGGGTTCCTGTACGAGACGTTTGGGGTGCGTCCCCGGTTTTCGTGGCACGTGGACCCGTTTGGAGCCTCTGCCACCACCCCTGTCCTCTTTGCCCTGGCTGGGTTCCATGCCCACCTCATCTCACGTATTGACTATGACCTCAAAGATGTCATGCAGAAGAGCAAG AAACTACAGTTTGTTTGGAGAGGATCCCCCTCCTTGAAAGAGCAGCAGGAGATCTTCACTCACACCATGGACCAGTTCAGCTACTGTACTCCATCTCACCTGCCTTTCTCTAACAG CTCTGGTTTCTATTGGAATGGTGTGGCTCTGTTCCCTGACCCCCCTAAAAATGGCATCTACCCCAACATGAGCCTGCCTGTCACCAAAGAGACGCTGCACTCCTATGCCAAGACCATGGTGCAGAACATCCAGCAGAGGGCAGCATGGTTCAGGACAAACCATGTCCTCTGGCCCTGG GGTTGTGACAAGCAGTTCTACAACTCCTCAGTGCAGTTTGCCAACATGGATCCCTTGGTGGAATACATCAACCAGAACAGCAAGGAGTTTGGAGTGACAGTCCAGTACGCCACTCTCAGCGAGTACTTCCAGGCTGTCCACCAATCAAATCTCACCTGGGAGGTGAGGGGAAGTGAGGACTTCCTTCCCTACTCCACTG AACCTTTCCAGGCGTGGACTGGGTTCTATGCCTCCCGGAATGTTCTGAAGGGGATAGCCAGGAGAGCTAGTTCCCAGCTGCATGCTGCAGAGACTCTGTTTACCCGGTACCGGGTCAGCTACCCAGATGGACCGGTCCCTAAAGAAGAGGCTCTGCAGAAGCTGAAGGCCCTCCGCTGGGCTGTCTCTGAG GTGCAGCACCATGATGGGATCACAGGGACAGAGTCTCCCAAGGTGTCTGACATGTACATAGAGCACCTGACCCAGGCTATGATGGGAGTAGAGGAACTCCTGGCTGCCCTCTTCCTCCTGCCCCAGACCCTGGGCACCGCTAGCAACCCTGAAGACTCTCACAGCAAGG GCTCCCATCAGGACCTGGAGCAGCACATCATTGTGTACAATCCCCTGGCATGGAACACCACCGCCATCATCAACGTCACGGTAACCTTGCCCATGGCAACCGTGTTCGACGACCAAGGACAGGCCATACCTGCACAG ACCCAGAGTTCAGCTGACTCCAACACGACCTATGACCTGTTCATTGTGGTGAACCTTGGGGGTCTCCAACACAGGAAGTACCTCATCAAGTTCTCAGAGAAGCCGGGTAAAGAGGGGTCCTCGACCCACCATGCCTGGGTTGTGTCGTTCAAGAGACTAAATGTTTCACAGGAGTTGAAGACAGGAAGGAGACTCTTGCCGGTTCTGAATGAGTGTTACAAGATCATGCTGGACCAGGATACTAACCTACTGCATAGCATCACCGACAG GAATGAGAAAAGAACGGTGAGAATGAGTCAGGATTTCtgggagtaccaggtcaatggGAATGTCAGCGCAGGGCCCATCTCTGACAACTACATCTTCAGTGCCAACGGCTCGGCAGTGAGGGCGTACAAGGCCGTCAAGATGGAGATTGTCCCTGGGAAGATCGTCACGGAGATCAGACAGTACTTCTACAG GGAGGAAGCAGATGAGGACTACACCTACTCTGTCACCACCAGAATACCACAGAGTTTCCCCAGCGGCAGGCTGTGTTACAGGTTGGAGCAGAGCTACTCGCTGGGCCCCCTGGTGGTCAACACCGAGGCTGTCCTCAGGATCAAGACCAGCCTGAAGAACAACAGGACTCTGTTCACCGACGACAACGGGTACCAGATGATGAAGAGGCCCTCCAGGACGTTCGTCAATGATACTGTTGCCAGA AACTACTACCCCATGGTTCGAATGGCCTACATTGAAGATGACTCTAGCAGACTGGTCCTCCTCAGTGAGAGAGCTCATGGTGCATCCAGCCAGAGTGAGGGAGAGCTGGAG GTGATGCTCCACCGACGTCTGTGGAACAACCAGGAGTGGACTCTGGGTTATAACCTGACCCTGAACGACAGCTCGGTTGTGAGGCCTGTCCTATGGATGACACTGGGCTCCCTGGCtgctacctcctctctctaccagaGGGAGGCGCTAGAACTGCAGCACCGACCTGTGGTCATGCCCATCGACAGGCCAC AGAAGGCCTGGAGGAAGGAGCCTCGGACCGGATCTCCGATTCGCCCCGTGGTCCTGCCTGACAACCTCCACCTGCTGACGCTTAGTGTCCCGGGCTGGTTCTACAACTCCAACCACACCCTGCACCTCCGCAACATGGAGACCGGTACCCCTGGATCCACACAGCCGGACTACGATCGGGTCCTACTGAGGATCATGCATCTGTATGAGAAGGGGGAAGACCCGGTTCTGTCTCAGCCGTCCACCATTAACATGAAG GAAGTGCTGCGGGGCATGGGGGAAGTGAGAGCGTTGGAGGAGCGCTCTCTCACAGGAACCTGGGATATCTCCGACCTCCAGAGGTGGAAGTGGAAGGCTTCAGAAGACCCAGGGAGGGGTGAGGGTGTTG GGGTCAAGAGGTCAAGTGTTGGTGTGAGAGGAGAGTTCAACGTGACCATATCACCCAAAGAAATCAGGACCTTCTTTGTTTACTTCAAGCTCAAGTAG
- the smim20 gene encoding small integral membrane protein 20 — MSRNRRITLIFGGFITAVAAAFYPIFFHPLTHTADYNQVQRANRAGINQADVQPVGVKVWSDPYKPK, encoded by the exons ATGTCAAGGAACAGAAGGATCACGTTAATATTTGGAGGATTTATAACAGCAGTTGCTGCTGCATTTTACCCTATATTTTTCCACCCACTCACGCACACAGCTGACTACA ATCAAGTCCAGAGAGCAAACCGAGCAGGAATCAATCAAGCAGACGTGCAACCAGTGG GTGTCAAAGTATGGTCTGATCCCTACAAGCCAAAGTGA